TTGTCTACTATTATACGTAGTTTGTCTACTATCGCGTTCAATTACCCCTACAAGAAAAGAAAATATTTCTATTTATTTGATACATTGATATAGTTTAACAAAACTCTTAAAAGAGTGTGTAGAAGACTAAGACTCTTGCATGTAAATACCGTCAAAGAACCATATATGTACTTGTCGGCAAAATGAACACATATTGTGCTCTAGTGGTTTTTTTTTTTTTTTTTCAATGTGTACAAGCATGAATTACGTATTTAGAGAAGTTAATGAGTAGCTAATATTTCATAAAGATACACATTCAAGATATTATTTATAATAGTACGTGTTTGGTTTCGTACATGTTCATATATATATGTACATCCTATAGCTTCATCAAGCTTACACATGATGAACTGAAAATTCGGAAAACCGTGGGGATTCAAGTTGTGATTCTATTCCGAAAGTCAAGAGAAAAATAGGTAGTTAAATAGAGAAGAAAGCAGCTAGGGTTGAAGGATGAACATAAAGCCAGAATTAGCGGCATGGTAACTGGGGATTTCCCGCCCCTATTTAAAGGGACCTCACCGGCCCAACAAATTCATTGGAATTTTAACAATAATAACCATTCATTGCATTGGTGCTTAATTTTGAGGAAGATTAAGTTCCAATGGCAATGTCAAGTACCAGTGCTCTGTCTTTCTTCTCCCTCTTCATCTCTGTGTTGATATCACTGCACTCTAGTATTGGCAATGTCCAAGTAGTCCATGCAGGCAACCCAGATTACAGAGATGCTCTTGCAAAGTCCATTCTCTTCTTCCAGGGACAGAGGTCAGGCAGGCTCCCCTCCGGCGCCTCCCAACAGATCACTTGGAGGTCCAATTCTGGCCTCTCCGATGGCCGTCTCGCACAAGTAAGTATATAAGAATAACACTGCCTTTGTGAGTTTTCAGAGCTATAAGAAGTAGAAGGATCGTGCATGAAAAGTTGTTGAACTGTACGTTTGGGCATGCAGGTGGACTTAACTGGAGGATACTATGATGCTGGAGACAATGTCAAGTTCAACTTCCCAATGGCATTCACCACCACAATGCTTTCATGGGGAGCACTTGAATATGGCAAGAAATTGGGACCCCAACTAGCAAGTACCCGGGAGGCAATCCGATGGTCCGCAACATATCTTCTCAAATGTGCTAGAGCCACGCCCGGTAGGCTCTACGTTGGGGTCGGGGACCCCAACGCGGACCACAAGTGTTGGGAGAGGCCCGAGGACATGGACACGTCGCGAACTGTGTATTGGGTCTCTCCAAGCAATCCAGGCTCGGATGTTGCTGGAGAGACAGCAGCCGCATTGGCGGCTGCTTCTATGGTTTTCCGAAAGGTAGACTCCAAATATTCGAGGTTGCTATTGAGCACAGCCAAGAAGGTGTTTCAGTTTGCAATTCAGTACAGAGGTGCCTATAGTGACTCACTTGGTTCTGCGGTTTGCCCATTTTACTGCTCATATTCTGGATACAAGGTACTTTATCTTTTGGCTTGGATTTACAATGTACTAGTGTACTACTTTGTTTGGTCTCCGTGTTGGACAATTTGAAATTTGCAAGAATATGTTTTCAACATATCATAATTCATAAGTGAAACTGATCAATATACTATATATGTTCAACTTACTAACCTTTAGATCATCCTTTTGATCAGGATGAGTTGGTTTGGGGTGCTGCATGGCTTCTTAGAGCAACAAATGACGCTTTTTACTTCAATTTCTTGAAATCAATGGGAGGTGGTGATTCACCAGATATCTTCAGCTGGGATAACAAATTTGCTGGTGCTTATGTTCTGCTATCAAGGGTAAATTTCATACCATGCCAATCATCTAACTTTTACAATCATATTTTTGTATAACTTTTTGTATAACATTTTGGTATCTTTAGCTGGGATAACATTTTTGTATGCCAATCATCTAACTTCAGCTGGGATAACATTTTTGTATAACTTTTTGGTGTCTTTAGCATTTTCCTATTTAAAATTGATTTCATCTATCAAATTCTTTTTTTTTTCAGCTGTCAATCTATGTAATAATTGACATAATGGTTTGCTTTTCAGAGGGCAGTGTTGGACAATGACAAGAATTTTGACTCATATAAACAACAAGCTGAGCAATTTATGTGCAGCATTTTGCCCAACTCACCCTCTTCAAGTACACAGTACACACAAGGTAAATTATACCTGTTTGTACTTTCCAGCACTAATTACTTGAAGACTTCCATCAAATTCTGACCTGCCAATACCTGAACAAGTCATTCTTCTGAATTCTGACCTGCCAATATCTGAACAAGTCATTCATTCTTCTGATATACATGGTACTAATGACAATGAATCTCTTAAAATTGTAGGAGGGCTCATATACAAGCTGCCTGGAAGTAACCTCCAGTATGTCACCTCAATAACATTCTTGCTTACTACCTATTCTAAGTACATGTCTTCCAAAAAGCACACATTTAACTGCGGAAACCTTGTCGTCACTCCAACCACTTTAAAAAGCCTTGCCAAGAGACAGGTAAATCTACTTTGAATCCTTCCTGGGATGTTAGACATGTCAATACTAGAGTATCAGGATCAAATGCATAATACATGGCTTGACTTGATGGTAATTTCAGGTGGATTACATATTAGGGGTAAACCCTCTGAAGATGTCCTACATGGTAGGGTATGGACCGTACTATCCCAAGAGAATTCACCATAGAGGATCTTCATTGCCCTCATTGGCAAGTCATCCACAAAGCATAGGTTGTAATGGTGGTTTTGAACCGTTCTTCTATTCATCAAATCCAAATCCTAACATCTTAGTTGGAGCTGTTGTTGGAGGTCCAAATCAGAATGATGGGTTTCCAGATGACCGTGCCGATTATAGTCATTCAGAGCCTGCAACATACATAAATGGTGCTCTAGTTGGACCATTAGCATACTTTGCTGGGATCAAATCTCAATAGAAGTTATATATGTACCAGCTAACTGTAAATAGTTATATCTGATTCACTGATGATCCCCAAATTGGGGTCCTATATATCCGTCTGTGTATCCCACCACAAATCGTGGGGATATTTGTTTGTTTTTGCTTTTGTCCAACAATGCTATGGAAAAGGGGTTGAAATCCTCACTTTTTGTCAGTTTCTCTCCCTGTATCCCACTCATATGTACAGCCACGTCAACACAATTAACTGGGACTTGACGAAATTACTTTTAGTAGAAAATATGTAATTTACTGATAAATTAAAATAAAGCCTAATTCAATTGGACGAACAGTCAACACATATCACATATAAACCAAACCCAGATCAAATTCTACTTTCTTCTTTGAACGAACCCTTATCAAATATTCCTTATTTCTTAGTCTCAAAAGAAGGTAAACTCACCAAGGGAACTTTCATATTATGTAGAATAGTGCTTTACAGCCTTCTTTCTATCATGAAAGAAGAGAACTGGGTGAATGTTGTTACTGTGCACTATCTAGATCGAATTGGTTTTTGATGTTTATTTTGTTGGATGGCTTAAACGACCTTGTGATTGGATTTTCTTTCAGTTAGCCGTACAACATGGCCAATTATCAATTACATGAAGTGATTTGTATACTTTCTGGCTTGTTTGGAAAAAGAAAATTATGATACTACATGAATTCATGTTCAATCGGATGATAAAGAAGAATATCAGAATTGATGGGTTTGTTTTTCCGATGGCATAGTTGATGGGTGTGTTTGGCATTCTTGGTTAGAAAATTTTTGATTGAGGATGACAATTAGTGAATTGGGATTCATGGTCATAAACTCAGAATTCTTGTTGAAATCCGGTAGTAGGGTTAAACTCCGGTAGCAGAAGAAGTAGAACTTTGTGAATTAGATGATTTAAATGTCGCGGATGAAAGAAGATGATGATTTTGATCTGGGTTCATTCTCAGAGTTGGATAGTTGGAGACGTTAATATTGGGTAATAAATTAATTAATCATTATTAAACGAATAATATATATTGCAGGACTTAACTCTATTAACTTGTTGATGTGGCTGTACACATGTCAAGAAATAAGTGGGATATAGGAAAAATGACAGAGGATTTCAGCCACGGAAAAGTAGTTGGACATTATCTTTGCTATTAATAAAGCCAGAAGGAAAGTTTGACTTTGTCAAAAGTTAAATTTTTGAACTCCCTAAAAAACCCAAGTTTTATTAATCTACAGCTATGTGTAAAAATCATTGCAAGGATACAATTGTAACTTTGCAAAACAGAGCTGGAAGAGAACAATACGGGAAGATAGGAAGAGAGAAAAAAGAGAGAGGATATGCGGAAGAGAGGAAGAAGGAGAGAGAAAAAAAGGAAGAGAGGAAGAAAGACAGAGGGAGTATTCTACGGAGAGGATGAGAGAAAAAAGGAAGAAGAAAAAAACAAGAAGCAGACGGACCAATGCATTCGCTCCGTCTCCCAACTTGAAAAAAACTGCCAGCAGAACTACCACGCCACAATCTCCACATAGACGGAAACCGCCACAACAACGCTGGGTACAAATATATTTGAACTACCTATAATATCCTTGATTGATTAAAACTTTAACATATGTCTTATAACAGATGAAAGACAAATTAGTAATTACAATGTTAGAAACAAGAAAAAAAACAGAAAGAAAGAAGCTTAAAATGTGGGAGGGAATTCAGATTTTTTTTTTTTTTTTTTAAAAATTAGGAGGGAAATCAGACTTTGAGCATAACTGTAATAGTAAAAAAAAATTCACACATGAACGTAGTGCGGGTCAAGATGCTAGTCAGTCTATAAATCAAAATGAAAGCTTTTGGTTTCTGATGCATCACACGGTATGCATTAATGCAAGAATACTCTAATTTGAAGATGCGCGCATGGTCTTGACAGTGGAAAAGAATGCTAGGCTGCTATGTGTATGAAGTTGCACATTACATCTTTCATGCATGGTTGGCGATGCAATCTGGATTCTCATAGGGGTTTGGCAATTTTTATTTTATTTCAACAACGCTCTTAATCAAACCGAAATGAACTAGAAGCCAGAAAGAACCAAAAAATTAAAAAATGGTAATAGCTAGCCTTGCCTTTTAAGTGTCTAATCCTTAAAATTTGGTGTAATTAGGCATTATTGTCCCATGAAATAAATGTTTTTTTTTAATTTCTTTATTTTCCTTCCTTATTTTTCCTTTTGGCATTTCTGAGTGGCACTACACACGTCATGTAATGCATGATACATGGCTAAACCCTATGTATAATTACATCGATAACAACGTAGGAGAACAAATAACTTCTCTAAATCTTTGGCGTAGTCAGCTAAATATTTTCAACATTAATAGAATGGAAATAAAAGTTTACACTTATAAAACGCTTAATCCGCTTTCAAAAGAAAAAGGGAAAAATGCTCAATCCAATTGATATAAAATCCTTGTAAGGGCTTCTTACCATATTGATATGTGTATATTAAATGTTATTTACGTTTTTAATAAGCTAAATGGAAGCAGCACAATTTTTTTCAATAATCATTGTGCTTCACATATCCTAAATTTATTCAAGATGAACTATAAATTTGGAAAACCGCGGGAGTCAAGTTGTGATTGTATTTCGAAAGACAAAAAATTAGGAATAGTTAAAGGAGGACTCGAAGAAATAGCCAGAATTAGCTGCATGGTGACTGGGGCTCTCCCGCCCCTATTTAAAGGCACCCTCACCCAGCCCCATTGGGGACTTACATTGGTGAGAAAGATCAAGTACCAATGGCAATGTCGAGAACCACTACTCTGTCTTTCTTCTCCCTCTTCATCTGTGTATTGATATCACTTGGCTCCACTATTGGTAATGTCCAATTAGTGCAGGCAGGCAACCCAAATTACAGAGATGCTCTTGCAAAGTCCATTCTCTTCTTCCATGGACAGAGGTCAGGGAAGCTCCCCTCCGGCGCCGCCCAACAGATGACTTGGAGGTCTAATTCTGGCCTTTCCGATGGCCGTCTCGCGCAAGTAAGTGTAAATGA
The window above is part of the Fragaria vesca subsp. vesca linkage group LG2, FraVesHawaii_1.0, whole genome shotgun sequence genome. Proteins encoded here:
- the LOC101292769 gene encoding endoglucanase 9-like — translated: MAFTTTMLSWGALEYGKKLGPQLASTREAIRWSATYLLKCARATPGRLYVGVGDPNADHKCWERPEDMDTSRTVYWVSPSNPGSDVAGETAAALAAASMVFRKVDSKYSRLLLSTAKKVFQFAIQYRGAYSDSLGSAVCPFYCSYSGYKDELVWGAAWLLRATNDAFYFNFLKSMGGGDSPDIFSWDNKFAGAYVLLSRRAVLDNDKNFDSYKQQAEQFMCSILPNSPSSSTQYTQGGLIYKLPGSNLQYVTSITFLLTTYSKYMSSKKHTFNCGNLVVTPTTLKSLAKRQVDYILGVNPLKMSYMVGYGPYYPKRIHHRGSSLPSLASHPQSIGCNGGFEPFFYSSNPNPNILVGAVVGGPNQNDGFPDDRADYSHSEPATYINGALVGPLAYFAGIKSQ